In Promicromonospora sp. Populi, one genomic interval encodes:
- the pknB gene encoding Stk1 family PASTA domain-containing Ser/Thr kinase: MVENTPRVLAGRYEVGELVGRGGMAEVHIGHDTRLGRTVAIKVLRSDLARDPSFLVRFRREAQSAAALNHPAVVAVYDTGEDIHQDASGQEVHVPFIVMEYVEGHTVRDILTDGAAVPIEEAVEITVGVLSALEYSHHAGIVHRDIKPANVMITPTGAVKVMDFGIARAMADSAATMTQTHAVIGTAQYLSPEQARGEQVDTRSDLYSTGCMLFELLTGRPPFQGDSPVAVAYQHVGQEPQRPSEVATDVPDVLDRITLKALTKDREQRYSTAAEFRRDLEAAMRGGQISAPMVGAMMGATQVAGPPAYGATQVMAPAQGTWGPTTAQQSPVTPGGGYPGPTRQQEPEKKSRALMWWLLGIALAAVVAIVIVMVMNNQAQNQAPETVAVPTIAEGLTADEAQAQIEAAGLTFQSAIDRDSDLDEGQTTGTTEPAAGTPVEPESTVTVMVAGAPGQVTIPALAGMSEEDARARLEELNLTVSGIEQENSSDVDEGMVTKSEPGAGQTVQEGGAVALYLSTGNTTLPNVVGQSREGAEAQLADIGLGSIQWDEEESDQVTPGTVSRTDPEAGDVPQGTSVTVYIATEPAPEETTVPANLYGMTLDQAQVACTGAQISCQQGSTEASDAIPAGQVISSDPAPGATVEIGSYVNLVISSGPAEGEDPGDGEDVFP; the protein is encoded by the coding sequence GTGGTGGAGAACACGCCCCGCGTACTCGCCGGCCGTTACGAGGTCGGCGAGCTCGTCGGCCGTGGCGGCATGGCCGAGGTTCACATCGGCCACGACACACGTCTCGGCCGCACCGTCGCGATCAAGGTGCTGCGTTCCGACCTCGCTCGTGACCCGTCCTTCCTCGTCCGCTTCCGGCGCGAGGCGCAGTCCGCTGCCGCGCTGAACCATCCCGCGGTGGTCGCCGTGTACGACACGGGCGAGGACATCCACCAGGACGCCTCCGGCCAGGAGGTGCACGTCCCGTTCATCGTCATGGAGTACGTCGAGGGCCACACGGTCCGCGACATCCTGACCGACGGCGCCGCGGTCCCGATCGAAGAGGCCGTCGAGATCACCGTCGGTGTCCTCAGTGCCCTCGAGTACTCCCACCACGCCGGCATCGTGCACCGCGACATCAAGCCCGCGAACGTGATGATCACGCCCACGGGCGCGGTCAAGGTGATGGACTTCGGCATCGCGCGCGCCATGGCCGACTCGGCCGCCACGATGACGCAGACGCACGCCGTGATCGGCACCGCGCAGTACCTCTCCCCGGAGCAGGCGCGCGGCGAGCAGGTGGACACCCGCTCCGACCTGTACTCCACCGGATGCATGCTGTTCGAGCTGCTCACCGGTCGCCCGCCGTTCCAGGGTGACTCCCCCGTCGCTGTCGCCTACCAGCATGTCGGCCAGGAGCCGCAGCGTCCGTCGGAGGTCGCTACCGACGTCCCGGACGTGCTGGACCGCATCACGCTCAAGGCGCTGACCAAGGACCGCGAGCAGCGGTACAGCACCGCCGCCGAGTTCCGCCGCGACCTGGAGGCCGCGATGCGCGGCGGCCAGATCAGCGCGCCGATGGTCGGCGCCATGATGGGTGCCACACAGGTCGCGGGCCCGCCCGCGTACGGTGCCACGCAGGTCATGGCACCAGCACAGGGCACCTGGGGTCCGACGACGGCGCAGCAGAGTCCGGTCACACCCGGCGGCGGTTACCCCGGCCCCACTCGACAGCAGGAGCCGGAGAAGAAGAGCCGAGCGCTCATGTGGTGGCTGCTCGGGATCGCCCTCGCGGCCGTGGTGGCCATCGTCATCGTCATGGTGATGAACAACCAGGCCCAGAACCAGGCGCCGGAGACGGTTGCCGTGCCCACGATCGCGGAGGGCCTGACCGCCGACGAGGCGCAGGCACAGATCGAGGCGGCCGGACTGACGTTCCAGTCGGCCATCGACAGGGACTCCGACCTCGACGAGGGCCAGACCACCGGCACGACCGAGCCGGCCGCGGGCACCCCGGTCGAACCGGAATCGACGGTCACCGTCATGGTCGCGGGCGCACCGGGGCAGGTCACGATTCCGGCCCTGGCCGGCATGTCCGAGGAAGACGCCAGGGCGCGGCTCGAGGAGCTCAACCTCACGGTCAGCGGCATCGAGCAGGAGAACAGCTCCGATGTCGACGAGGGCATGGTGACCAAGAGCGAGCCGGGCGCCGGCCAGACCGTGCAGGAGGGCGGGGCGGTCGCGCTCTACCTCTCGACGGGCAACACCACGCTGCCGAACGTCGTCGGGCAGTCCCGCGAGGGCGCGGAGGCGCAGCTGGCCGACATCGGCCTCGGCTCCATCCAGTGGGACGAGGAGGAGAGCGACCAGGTGACTCCGGGCACCGTGTCGCGCACCGACCCCGAGGCGGGTGACGTGCCGCAGGGCACGTCGGTGACCGTCTACATCGCGACAGAGCCTGCTCCGGAGGAGACCACGGTCCCCGCCAACCTCTACGGGATGACGCTGGACCAGGCTCAGGTGGCCTGCACCGGCGCACAGATCTCCTGTCAGCAGGGATCGACGGAGGCCTCGGACGCCATCCCGGCGGGGCAGGTCATCAGTTCGGACCCGGCGCCAGGCGCCACCGTCGAGATCGGTTCCTACGTCAACCTCGTGATCTCGTCCGGCCCTGCGGAGGGTGAGGACCCGGGCGACGGCGAGGACGTCTTCCCATAA
- a CDS encoding protein kinase yields the protein MRPVEGLTLGERYTLVRRIAMGGMGEVWVARDEKLAREIAVKVLREEYTGNEDFLRRLRTEARNSSTLVHPNIAQMFDYGEENGAGYLVQELVRGEPLADLLEREPVLPPARLLPILAQTARGLHAAHLAGVVHRDVKPGNILLEHSGTVKITDFGVSVAQNQVPMTATGMVMGTAQYLSPEQAVGQSATGASDIYALGVVAYEATAGRRPFTGRTPVDIAIAHVNAPVPLLPTSVHPGLSETISKMLEKDPAQRISSADQLARHLDVLAAEIAEDPFGSSRYARRTRRDGQAPSAQRQSNGRASAPQPGPSHARRQAPFGQSSAGRHTTVANAQSAPPSPDQGTPASGYGTPTGGYPPGAQAGGYGAGPQGSGAYGSDSAGYGTTSGGYGTDAYGRPYSPPPGTPAGGPGSGPYGTDSAGYGSGSAGYGTTSGAHGSDAQGQPYGSGYVPPPTGTAANGSGGGARAYPSRRDLHSTRQDGRRVPQQGRSGGHPGKRRSLSSDIQRWVGGIEDRVGVRVSWPLVALVALLLVVLIITLVTGGGDNNALQVPWGSSEIQAETLNHPAAAALAASGMMLFKESSAPRQSATTSKDV from the coding sequence ATGAGACCGGTCGAGGGTCTGACGCTCGGTGAGCGCTACACGCTGGTGCGGCGTATCGCCATGGGCGGCATGGGCGAGGTCTGGGTAGCGCGCGACGAGAAGCTCGCGCGCGAGATCGCCGTGAAGGTACTTCGCGAGGAGTACACGGGCAACGAGGACTTTCTTCGTCGCCTGCGCACGGAGGCCCGGAACTCGTCGACCCTCGTACACCCGAACATCGCGCAGATGTTCGACTACGGCGAGGAGAACGGCGCCGGCTACCTCGTCCAGGAACTGGTCCGGGGCGAGCCGCTCGCCGACCTGCTCGAACGTGAGCCCGTGCTCCCGCCCGCCCGGCTCCTGCCGATCCTGGCGCAGACGGCGCGCGGCCTGCACGCCGCGCACCTGGCCGGCGTGGTGCACCGAGACGTCAAGCCGGGCAACATCCTGCTGGAGCATTCCGGCACCGTGAAGATCACCGACTTCGGTGTCTCGGTGGCGCAGAACCAGGTGCCCATGACGGCCACCGGCATGGTGATGGGCACCGCGCAGTACCTGTCACCCGAGCAGGCCGTGGGGCAGTCGGCCACGGGCGCCTCGGACATCTACGCGCTCGGCGTGGTCGCCTACGAGGCGACGGCCGGGCGCCGTCCGTTCACGGGCAGGACGCCGGTCGACATCGCTATCGCGCACGTCAACGCGCCGGTGCCCCTGCTGCCGACGTCGGTCCACCCCGGCCTATCCGAGACCATCAGCAAGATGCTGGAGAAGGACCCGGCACAGCGCATCTCCTCCGCCGACCAGCTCGCGCGGCACCTCGACGTGCTCGCCGCGGAGATCGCGGAGGACCCGTTCGGCAGCTCGCGCTACGCCCGCCGCACGCGCCGCGACGGACAGGCTCCCTCCGCACAGCGGCAGAGCAACGGCCGCGCCAGCGCGCCGCAGCCCGGACCGTCGCACGCGCGCCGACAGGCGCCGTTCGGCCAGAGCAGTGCCGGTCGGCACACCACCGTGGCGAACGCGCAGTCCGCTCCGCCCAGCCCGGACCAGGGCACCCCGGCGAGCGGCTACGGCACGCCCACGGGCGGCTACCCTCCGGGCGCCCAGGCGGGCGGTTACGGCGCAGGGCCCCAGGGTTCCGGGGCATACGGCTCTGATTCGGCCGGATACGGCACGACGTCGGGCGGCTACGGGACGGACGCCTACGGGCGTCCGTACTCGCCTCCGCCGGGCACGCCGGCGGGCGGACCTGGCTCCGGGCCGTACGGCACGGACTCGGCTGGGTACGGTTCGGGCTCCGCTGGCTATGGCACGACGTCGGGCGCGCACGGCTCCGACGCCCAGGGTCAGCCGTACGGATCCGGCTACGTACCGCCGCCGACCGGCACCGCCGCCAACGGTTCCGGTGGCGGTGCGCGGGCGTACCCGTCCCGCCGCGATCTGCACTCGACACGCCAGGACGGGCGAAGGGTCCCCCAGCAAGGTCGCTCGGGAGGGCACCCTGGGAAGCGACGGAGTCTGTCCTCCGACATCCAACGTTGGGTGGGCGGGATCGAGGACCGCGTCGGGGTCCGCGTGTCCTGGCCACTTGTCGCACTCGTCGCGCTGCTGCTGGTCGTCCTCATCATCACGCTGGTCACCGGGGGCGGCGACAACAACGCTCTGCAGGTGCCGTGGGGTTCCTCCGAAATCCAAGCTGAAACGCTGAACCACCCCGCAGCGGCCGCACTTGCCGCTTCTGGGATGATGCTCTTCAAGGAGTCGTCTGCCCCGAGGCAGTCGGCCACGACATCAAAGGACGTATGA
- a CDS encoding peptidoglycan D,D-transpeptidase FtsI family protein — MNATLRRLSTVVMVMFLALMVSTTWIQFVSAESLNADGRNVRGIYSSLARDRGPIVVSGGDPIVTSVPVDDNYEYQRTYSEGDAGAASVYAPVTGYFAINGTVTGMERYANSYLAGEDDSLWLDRLQNLITGEEAQGSSVELTIDPEVQQAAWNALGDYTGAAVAIDPSTGAILAMVSKPSYDPNTLAVHDAAEVTATSETLINDKPQVNSVNGEELRSIYGPLINRTINATFPPGSAFKLLTSAAAIEYNGMTPDTQIPAPDTYTLPGTSTDVENFGGESCSSTGEMTLNEALRMSCNTAFTGLADTVGRDDMQRMFQDFRFTESLEIPMTTSIGAYPGLIGGEDDDDSDARIALSGMGQGSVRMTPLQVAMISAAVANDGELMQPYLVQSVRDSDLELVSQTDPRRYASPFSASTAEALTEMMVSVVNDDGGTGGGAQIPGVEVAGKTGTAQDDPRSPTLWFTSFAPADDPQIAVAVVLENEGQSTNETTGGALASPIAREIMQAAISE; from the coding sequence GTGAACGCGACCCTGCGCCGCCTGTCGACCGTCGTGATGGTCATGTTCCTGGCCCTCATGGTGTCGACCACCTGGATCCAGTTCGTGTCCGCCGAGAGCCTCAACGCCGACGGCCGGAACGTGCGCGGCATCTACAGCTCGCTGGCCCGCGACCGGGGGCCCATCGTGGTGTCGGGCGGGGATCCGATCGTCACCTCGGTTCCAGTGGACGACAACTACGAGTACCAGCGCACGTACTCCGAGGGAGACGCCGGCGCCGCGAGCGTCTACGCGCCGGTCACCGGCTACTTCGCGATCAACGGCACGGTCACCGGCATGGAGCGTTACGCGAACAGCTACCTCGCGGGCGAGGACGACTCGCTGTGGCTCGACCGGTTGCAGAACCTCATCACGGGCGAGGAGGCGCAGGGCTCGTCGGTCGAGCTCACCATCGACCCCGAGGTGCAGCAGGCCGCCTGGAACGCCCTCGGCGACTACACCGGTGCCGCGGTGGCCATCGACCCCAGCACGGGTGCGATCCTCGCGATGGTCTCCAAGCCGTCCTACGACCCGAACACGCTCGCCGTGCACGACGCCGCCGAGGTCACGGCGACCTCCGAGACGCTGATCAACGACAAGCCGCAGGTCAACTCGGTCAATGGCGAGGAGCTGCGCAGCATCTACGGCCCCCTGATCAACCGCACGATCAACGCCACGTTCCCACCCGGGTCCGCGTTCAAGCTGCTCACGTCGGCTGCGGCCATCGAGTACAACGGTATGACCCCGGACACCCAGATCCCGGCGCCCGACACCTACACGCTCCCGGGCACCTCGACGGACGTGGAGAACTTCGGCGGCGAGAGCTGTTCCAGCACGGGCGAGATGACGCTGAACGAGGCGCTGCGGATGTCCTGCAACACCGCTTTCACAGGGCTGGCCGACACCGTCGGCAGGGACGACATGCAGCGGATGTTCCAGGACTTCCGGTTCACCGAGTCGCTCGAGATCCCGATGACCACCTCGATCGGCGCCTACCCGGGCCTCATCGGCGGCGAGGACGACGACGACTCCGACGCTCGCATCGCGCTCTCCGGCATGGGTCAGGGCAGCGTCCGCATGACGCCGCTCCAGGTCGCCATGATCTCCGCTGCTGTCGCGAACGACGGCGAGCTCATGCAGCCCTACCTCGTCCAGAGCGTGCGGGACAGCGACCTCGAGCTGGTCAGCCAGACCGATCCCCGGCGCTACGCCAGCCCGTTCTCGGCGTCGACGGCAGAAGCGCTCACCGAGATGATGGTCAGCGTCGTCAACGACGATGGCGGCACCGGCGGCGGCGCGCAGATCCCCGGCGTCGAGGTGGCGGGCAAGACCGGCACCGCCCAGGACGACCCCCGGTCGCCCACGCTGTGGTTCACCTCGTTCGCCCCCGCCGACGACCCCCAGATCGCTGTAGCGGTGGTGCTGGAGAACGAGGGCCAGTCCACCAACGAGACCACGGGCGGCGCCCTCGCCAGCCCGATCGCCCGGGAGATCATGCAGGCGGCGATCTCAGAATGA
- a CDS encoding FtsW/RodA/SpoVE family cell cycle protein, with the protein MSGLRPEEHAPARVAEALLLVVALALGMGGMWMVGYSLDDALPEGFWTYSIVLAALAFTAHIVLRLRAPYADQVILPAVVLLNSVSMAMILRQDLVDIEGANASRHLMWTSLGIVIACIVVFVIRDHRSLRRLTYTAMIVGIVLVVLPLVPGLGQEINGAQIWIYVAGFSLQPAEFAKIAFAVFFAGYLVANRDTLALAGKKFLGLQLPRLRDLGPILIVWAVSLAVLIGERDLGTSLLFFGLFVGMLYVATDRVGWIVIGLVMFAVGAVVAWTMFSHVQLRVDIWLDAMNPELSDGPSYQLVQGLFALAYGGMFGAGWGEGFPQYVPFGFSDFIYAALGEELGLTGLLAILLIYLVIVQRGLRHAVGVRDGFGKLLASGLAFVMALQLFVVVGGITRIIPLTGLTLPFMAQGGSSLLANWIVIALMLRISDAARRPSALPTRGALAEPAPALVGGGAIEVGGVGVGPVQAETEAGAGRGSTPDDATQIVRGVDR; encoded by the coding sequence ATGAGCGGACTCCGGCCCGAGGAGCACGCGCCGGCTCGTGTCGCGGAGGCACTGCTGCTCGTCGTCGCGCTGGCGCTCGGCATGGGTGGCATGTGGATGGTGGGCTACTCGCTCGATGACGCCCTGCCCGAGGGCTTCTGGACCTACTCGATAGTGCTCGCTGCGCTGGCCTTCACCGCGCACATCGTGCTGCGCCTACGCGCGCCCTACGCCGACCAGGTGATCCTGCCCGCCGTCGTGCTGCTGAACAGCGTGAGCATGGCCATGATCCTGCGCCAGGACCTCGTCGACATCGAAGGCGCCAACGCGTCCCGGCACCTGATGTGGACCTCGCTGGGCATCGTCATCGCCTGCATTGTCGTCTTCGTCATCCGCGACCACCGCAGCCTGCGCCGCCTGACCTACACGGCGATGATCGTCGGCATCGTCCTGGTGGTCCTGCCGCTGGTCCCCGGTCTCGGCCAGGAGATCAACGGCGCGCAGATCTGGATCTACGTCGCCGGCTTCTCGCTGCAGCCAGCCGAGTTCGCCAAGATCGCGTTCGCCGTGTTCTTCGCGGGCTACCTGGTCGCCAACCGCGACACCCTGGCCCTGGCCGGCAAGAAGTTCCTGGGCCTTCAGCTCCCCCGCCTGCGCGACCTCGGCCCGATCCTCATCGTCTGGGCGGTGTCGCTGGCGGTCCTTATCGGTGAGCGGGACCTCGGGACGTCGCTCCTGTTCTTCGGCCTGTTCGTCGGCATGCTCTACGTCGCTACCGACCGCGTGGGCTGGATCGTCATCGGCCTCGTGATGTTCGCCGTCGGTGCTGTCGTGGCGTGGACGATGTTCAGCCACGTGCAGCTCCGCGTCGACATCTGGCTGGACGCGATGAACCCCGAGCTGTCGGACGGCCCGTCGTACCAGCTGGTCCAGGGCCTGTTCGCCCTCGCCTACGGCGGCATGTTCGGTGCCGGCTGGGGCGAGGGATTCCCGCAGTACGTGCCGTTCGGCTTCTCCGACTTCATCTACGCGGCGCTCGGCGAGGAGCTCGGCCTGACCGGCCTGCTCGCGATCCTGCTGATCTATCTGGTGATCGTGCAGCGCGGCCTGCGGCACGCGGTGGGCGTGCGCGACGGCTTCGGCAAGCTGCTTGCGAGCGGCCTGGCGTTCGTCATGGCTCTTCAGCTCTTCGTGGTGGTGGGCGGCATCACCCGGATCATCCCGCTCACCGGCCTGACCCTGCCGTTCATGGCTCAGGGTGGATCCTCCCTGCTCGCGAACTGGATTGTCATCGCACTCATGCTGCGCATCTCCGACGCCGCTCGACGGCCCTCGGCACTGCCCACCCGCGGGGCCCTGGCCGAACCGGCGCCCGCACTCGTGGGTGGTGGCGCCATCGAGGTCGGGGGCGTGGGCGTGGGCCCCGTGCAGGCCGAGACCGAGGCAGGTGCCGGCCGCGGTTCGACGCCGGACGACGCCACCCAGATCGTCCGGGGGGTGGACCGGTGA
- a CDS encoding PP2C family serine/threonine-protein phosphatase — translation MTVTLRYAARSDVGLVRSNNQDSAYAGPNLLVVADGMGGHAGGDVASALTIAALVGLDRPDHSSDKSMSELERSIDRARQDLVDATTADPDLAGMGTTVTALLKSGNTLAMAHLGDSRAYLLRDGTLAQVTVDHTFVQHLVDTGRITPDEAESHPQRNVVMRVLGDFDLDLTPDLSIREAVPGDRWMLCSDGLSGFVSDNEIAEVLVSVPEPLDAVERLVSMSMRAGSTDNITVVVADVVDDDAPATAAPTITPEIVGSAALAGVTAAGVAATGDLTSPTALPGSEIDGDTVTGFSRPAETTGGQPAPAAVAVGVLTDPTAQGDLADTLEQAMIAGSPDEEQYQPDIRPDDDLDLDLDPDAADAQAKPKKRTWLTVLGALLLVIGLGLAGWGGYRWTQTQYYVGESDGQVAVFRGIPATAGPLTFSTPVELTGTRVDELPGFVADRVNETIRATSLEDARGRADRLIEDAAADTEPTPSASGTPTPSPSTSEEPSGESSSESTPTDSGQGTNG, via the coding sequence GTGACCGTGACCTTGCGGTATGCCGCGCGCTCCGACGTCGGCCTTGTCCGCTCCAACAACCAGGACTCCGCCTACGCCGGGCCCAACCTCCTTGTGGTGGCCGACGGGATGGGCGGGCACGCCGGCGGCGACGTCGCGTCCGCTCTGACGATCGCGGCTCTGGTGGGCCTTGACCGGCCCGACCACAGCTCCGACAAGTCGATGTCCGAGCTCGAGCGCTCGATCGACCGCGCTCGCCAGGACCTCGTCGACGCGACCACTGCCGACCCCGACCTGGCCGGCATGGGCACCACCGTGACGGCACTGCTGAAGTCCGGCAACACACTGGCCATGGCCCACCTGGGCGACTCGCGCGCGTACCTGCTGCGCGATGGCACGCTGGCGCAGGTCACCGTGGACCACACCTTCGTGCAGCACCTGGTCGACACCGGCCGCATCACGCCCGACGAGGCGGAGAGCCACCCGCAGCGCAACGTCGTCATGCGCGTGCTCGGCGACTTCGACCTGGACCTCACGCCCGACCTGTCGATCCGAGAGGCGGTGCCCGGCGACCGCTGGATGCTCTGCTCCGACGGACTGTCCGGCTTCGTGTCCGACAACGAGATCGCCGAGGTCCTCGTCTCGGTGCCCGAGCCGCTGGACGCCGTCGAGCGCCTCGTCTCGATGTCCATGCGCGCGGGCAGCACCGACAACATCACCGTCGTCGTTGCCGACGTCGTGGACGACGACGCTCCGGCCACCGCCGCCCCGACCATCACCCCCGAGATCGTCGGCTCCGCGGCACTCGCCGGCGTGACCGCGGCCGGTGTGGCCGCGACGGGTGACCTGACGTCCCCGACCGCCCTGCCCGGCTCCGAGATCGACGGCGACACCGTGACCGGTTTCAGCCGGCCCGCGGAGACCACAGGCGGCCAGCCGGCCCCGGCGGCTGTGGCGGTGGGGGTCCTGACCGACCCCACGGCGCAGGGTGACCTCGCCGACACGCTCGAGCAGGCAATGATCGCCGGGTCCCCCGACGAGGAGCAGTACCAGCCGGACATCCGGCCCGACGACGACCTGGACCTGGACCTGGACCCGGACGCGGCAGACGCGCAGGCGAAGCCGAAGAAGCGCACGTGGCTGACCGTGCTCGGTGCGCTCCTGCTCGTCATCGGCCTCGGTCTGGCGGGCTGGGGCGGCTACCGCTGGACCCAGACCCAGTACTACGTGGGCGAGTCGGACGGTCAGGTCGCCGTGTTCCGCGGCATCCCGGCGACGGCGGGCCCCCTGACCTTCTCGACACCGGTCGAGCTCACGGGTACCCGCGTCGACGAGCTGCCCGGTTTTGTCGCCGATCGAGTGAACGAGACGATCCGGGCCACCTCGCTCGAGGACGCCCGCGGACGCGCCGACCGGCTCATCGAGGACGCCGCCGCGGACACCGAGCCGACGCCGTCGGCCAGTGGCACACCGACACCCAGCCCCTCCACGAGCGAAGAGCCCAGTGGAGAGTCCTCGTCCGAGTCGACCCCGACGGACTCCGGGCAGGGGACGAACGGATGA
- a CDS encoding FHA domain-containing protein — MSELTFTLLRLGYLVLLWVFVLSAVAVLRRDLAGPRTASSRRRRPELAGPAPSPTPGGGAPRAPQRGGPSRLVVVAGPLTGTTIPLTSSGVLIGRAPSCTLVLDDDYSSSRHARIFPQGGQWFVEDLGSTNGTYIGEERVQGIIPLAPGVGVQIGQSVVELQG; from the coding sequence ATGAGCGAGCTCACGTTCACCCTGCTCCGGCTGGGCTACCTCGTGCTGCTGTGGGTGTTCGTGCTCTCCGCCGTCGCCGTGCTCCGGCGCGACCTGGCCGGTCCACGCACTGCCAGCAGCCGCCGGCGTCGGCCCGAGCTCGCGGGGCCGGCCCCGTCGCCGACCCCCGGTGGCGGTGCGCCCCGCGCGCCCCAGCGTGGCGGCCCCTCCCGGCTCGTCGTGGTGGCCGGTCCCCTCACCGGGACGACCATCCCGCTCACCTCGTCCGGCGTGCTGATCGGGCGCGCGCCGAGCTGCACCCTCGTGCTCGACGACGACTACTCGTCGTCCCGCCATGCGCGGATCTTCCCCCAGGGCGGTCAGTGGTTCGTGGAGGACCTCGGTTCCACGAACGGCACCTACATCGGCGAGGAGCGTGTGCAGGGCATCATCCCGCTCGCTCCGGGTGTGGGTGTGCAGATCGGACAGTCCGTCGTCGAGCTTCAGGGATGA
- a CDS encoding FhaA domain-containing protein, translating to MGALDRFEKSVERMMNNAFAKVGRGEVKPVELASRLRRELDDRAAVVGRDRTVAPNEFTIELAPDDFAQIEAWGAQTLADELASNITAYAATQHYAFVGPVSVTFDEQYELVPGRFTVRSRSVQGSVAPATSGAPTGRHPLIDIDGQRYLLTGPVTVIGRDAEADIVVDDPGVSRRHLEIRVTPDGVVASDMGSTNGLYVEGHQVPAATLLDGNTMTIGRTRIMFWTGSASGADNEDW from the coding sequence ATGGGCGCCCTGGACCGCTTCGAGAAGAGCGTGGAGCGCATGATGAACAACGCGTTCGCCAAGGTGGGACGTGGCGAAGTGAAGCCCGTCGAACTGGCGAGCAGGCTGCGACGCGAGCTGGACGACCGTGCCGCGGTCGTCGGCCGCGACCGTACCGTTGCGCCGAACGAGTTCACCATCGAGCTCGCTCCCGACGACTTCGCCCAGATCGAGGCGTGGGGCGCACAGACCCTCGCCGATGAGCTCGCGTCCAACATCACGGCCTATGCCGCGACGCAGCACTATGCGTTCGTAGGGCCCGTGAGCGTGACGTTCGACGAGCAGTACGAGCTGGTTCCCGGCCGCTTCACCGTACGGTCGCGCAGCGTGCAGGGAAGCGTCGCTCCGGCGACTTCCGGCGCACCGACCGGCCGGCACCCGCTCATCGACATCGATGGTCAGCGATACCTGCTCACCGGACCCGTGACCGTGATCGGTCGCGACGCCGAGGCGGACATCGTGGTGGACGACCCGGGTGTGTCCCGGCGCCACCTCGAGATCCGGGTGACACCGGACGGCGTCGTCGCGAGCGACATGGGATCGACCAACGGCCTGTACGTAGAGGGCCACCAGGTCCCCGCCGCGACACTGCTCGATGGCAACACGATGACCATCGGCCGTACCCGCATCATGTTCTGGACCGGCAGCGCGTCTGGTGCAGACAACGAGGACTGGTGA